In Notamacropus eugenii isolate mMacEug1 chromosome 1, mMacEug1.pri_v2, whole genome shotgun sequence, one genomic interval encodes:
- the BLOC1S2 gene encoding biogenesis of lysosome-related organelles complex 1 subunit 2, whose amino-acid sequence MAATAEGVPAAQREGLGRDDAVVETAEEATEPAEADITELCQDMFSKMATYLTGELTATSEDYKLLENMNKLTSLKYLEMKDIAVNISRNLKDLNQKYAALQPYLDQITLIEEQVAALEQAAYKLDAYSKKLEAKYKKLERR is encoded by the exons ATGGCGGCCACGGCCGAGGGCGTCCCTGCGGCCCAGCGAGAGGGGCTGGGACGAG ACGATGCCGTGGTGGAGACGGCCGAGGAGGCCACGGAGCCCGCGGAGGCGGACATCACGGAGCTGTGCCAGGACATGTTCTCCAAAATGGCCACGTACCTGACGGGCGAGCTGACTG ccACCAGTGAAGACTATAAACTTCTGGAAAATATGAACAAACTCACTAGCTTGAAGTatctagaaatgaaagatattgcAGTAAACATAAGTAGAAACTTAAAGGATTTAAACCAGAAAt atgCAGCACTTCAGCCTTATCTGGATCAGATCACTTTAATTGAGGAGCAAGTAGCAGCTCTTGAGCAGGCAGCTTACAAATTGGACGCATATTCAAAAAAACTAG AAGCAAAGTACAAGAAGTTAGAAAGACGATGA